The Malus domestica chromosome 10, GDT2T_hap1 genome contains a region encoding:
- the LOC103445222 gene encoding probable serine/threonine-protein kinase PIX13 yields the protein MGICWGSPVRNPTPATTGDLSTVISNISQTTSNNTSSGASTVSRNSQFSAASGDEASAHGQILPTPNLRIFSYLELKAATRNFRSDTVLGEGGFGVVFKGWLDDKAPTKSGKSTVIAVKKLSSESLQGFEEWQSEVNFLGRLSHPNLVKLFGYCWEDKELLLVYEYMPKGSLENHLFGRGSAVQPLPWDIRLKVAIGAARGLEFLHTSEKQVIYRDFKASNILLDASYTAKISDFGLAKMGPSASQSHVTTRVMGTYGYAAPEYVATGHLYVKSDVYGFGVVLIEILTGLRALDTTRPTGKHNLVDWIKPFLSDKRKLKSIMDPHLQGRYPSKAAFRISQLALNCIESEHRNRPSMKDVVEKLERIESVKELTREPRPRSTHPMAHRQGQKPLHLRSPLHPRQDGFQGYQQSPQARVR from the exons atggggaTTTGTTGGGGTTCTCCAGTTAGAAACCCGACACCAGCAACTACTGGTGATCTCAGTACAG TGATCAGCAACATATCTCAGACAACCAGTAATAACACATCTTCAGGGGCGAGTACTGTATCCCGGAATAGCCAGTTCTCCGCGGCAAGCGGTGATGAGGCCAGTGCACATGGGCAGATCTTGCCCACCCCAAACTTGAGGATCTTCAGTTACTTGGAGTTGAAGGCTGCAACCAGAAACTTCAGATCAGATACGGTGCTTGGGGAAGGAGGTTTTGGGGTGGTCTTCAAAGGCTGGCTTGATGACAAGGCGCCGACCAAGTCAGGAAAATCAACAGTCATTGCTGTGAAAAAATTGAGTTCCGAGAGCTTGCAAGGGTTTGAGGAATGGCAG TCAGAGGTTAATTTCTTAGGGCGACTATCTCATCCTAATCTTGTTAAGCTATTCGGATACTGTTGGGAGGATAAAGAGCTGCTGCTTGTGTACGAGTACATGCCAAAGGGTAGCTTGGAAAACCATCTATTTGGAA GGGGATCGGCTGTTCAGCCACTTCCATGGGATATACGGCTTAAAGTTGCAATAGGAGCTGCTCGAGGCCTGGAATTCTTACATACATCAGAGAAGCAAGTTATCTATAGAGATTTCAAAGCTTCAAATATACTTCTTGACGCG TCGTATACTGCCAAGATATCCGACTTTGGCTTGGCAAAAATGGGTCCTTCAGCTAGTCAGTCGCACGTGACAACACGGGTTATGGGTACATATGGTTATGCTGCTCCTGAGTATGTTGCCACTG GGCATCTGTATGTGAAGAGCGACGTGTATGGTTTTGGTGTTGTTTTGATCGAGATATTGACAGGCTTGAGGGCCCTTGATACAACTCGTCCAACTGGAAAACACAATTTAGTAGACTGGATAAAACCATTTCTTTCagacaaaagaaaattgaaaagcaTTATGGACCCTCACCTACAGGGAAGATATCCTTCCAAAGCCGCATTTCGAATTTCTCAGCTTGCACTAAATTGCATCGAATCTGAACACAGAAACAGGCCATCAATGAAAGATGTCGTGGAGAAATTGGAACGGATTGAATCTGTCAAAGAACTTACAAGGGAGCCTAGGCCTCGTTCTACTCATCCTATGGCTCATCGACAAGGACAGAAGCCTTTGCATCTCCGCTCTCCACTTCACCCCAGGCAAGATGGATTTCAAGGCTACCAACAGTCACCCCAGGCTCGAGTGAGGTAA